One Pyrenophora tritici-repentis strain M4 chromosome 5, whole genome shotgun sequence DNA window includes the following coding sequences:
- a CDS encoding Dimer-Tnp-hAT multi-domain protein, with protein sequence MPSIPAKRKPEAAEEADTPFKRAQRTRKPTLKALLGDGSQPTQPIELPESTPDPPTEPPTQVIEPPTRAIEPPCKPVQQPEERPRRASPLPILAASQASRLTDEPAWESQLMFDKPEDSIVQPLAFSSAATEASVEEDSAVSVDFRDFEGVDWSRLKGFVAPLSTPRGKASWIFQHGWRVWKEGTHHPDELYFVCKYCHIHKLPNGVHRVTKSTTAANGHLQLDKPGHRLSKDGPILSKPLRKHGQQSLRQAALSGVKFSLEAYKTIGNFDVQEFRQAAALWLVDNNRPLREFETPAFRKMIRLANPEAEAALWRSHNSVSAFVMRLYSWLRPQVVRALAEAESKVHISFDGWTTKGGKRGFFSVVAHYANSKGAIVDLPIALPQLVGAHTGEAIADAVTKILQSFSINRSKLGYFVLDNAYNNDTAVNKLASMYHFSASDRRLRCACHILNLVGQTIMFGRDADAYNNALENTKMEDFYMKEWRKEGPLGVYLDIINYINTPKQWSIFEDCQREAVNSMPTGASGGTREPIKPCVTRWNSYYDCFKRGVQLQQAINAYATYHIRETEQADEQAAIRGNKLPDVPRWMRSDGLTAADWAVITEYMAILQPLKFATDRLQGRGKCGRFGALYEVIPVFESVITELDARLRPYESVNHEPSEAPEDHIPINLRAARRKASNYFTKILQSPIYYAATALHPRYKTYSKPFWRDKPTQLSTAHAKFLRVWAAYKPAAAATTPTPAPKPTMSSFDDAIDAILDEDGEHTLEVEDEYDSWLKEPMWTSDQHKEGPTAVQYWLSLKPKYPHLSRLAIDVLTIPASSSDCERVFAGTGDIIEPQRRKIGAQLLAALVCLQRWTRAGFTTPSTTTAAKHTDEELTEEFAIGTWEEPPAELS encoded by the coding sequence atgccctctataccagcaaaacgcaagcccgaggctgccgaagaagctgatactcccttcaagcgagcacaacgtacgcgcaaacctacgctcaaagcgctgttgggtgacggcagccagccaacccagccgatagagctgccagaaagtacgccggatccgcctacagagccgcctacacaagttatcgagccgcccacacgggctattgaaccgccatgtaagcctgtacaacaacccgaggagcgccctcggcgggcatcaccactgcctattttggctgcctcacaagcctctcggctcactgatgagccagcctgggagtcgcagttaatgtttgataagccagaggactctattgtacagcctttagctttctctagcgctgccactgaggcttcggtggaggaggatagcgctgtgagcgtcgattttcgcgactttgagggcgtcgattggtcgcgattaaaggggtttgtcgcgccgctgagcactccacgaggcaaggcaagctggatttttcaacacggctggcgtgtctggaaggagggtactcaccacccagatgagttgtactttgtgtgcaagtactgtcatattcataagctacctaatggtgtacaccgagtaacgaagtcaaccactgccgccaacgggcacctccagcttgataaacctggtcatcggctcagcaaagatggtccaatcctaagcaaacctctccgcaaacatggacaacaatcacttcgtcaggcagctctaagcggtgtcaaatttagtctagaggcgtacaagactataggaaacttcgacgtacaagaatttcggcaggcagctgcgctctggctggtcgacaacaacagaccactccgcgagtttgagacgccggcttttcgcaagatgatcaggcttgctaatcctgaggcagaggcggcgttatggaggtctcataacagcgtgtcagcgttcgtgatgaggttgtacagttggctacggcctcaggtggtgcgcgcgttggctgaagccgagagcaaggtacatataagcttcgatgggtggacgacaaaaggcggcaaacgtggcttcttttctgtagttgctcactacgccaacagtaagggcgcgatagttgacctacccatcgcgctgccgcagctggtgggtgcccacactggtgaggcgatagctgacgctgtaaccaaaatcctgcaatccttcagcattaatcgcagcaaactcggctactttgtgctcgataacgcttacaataacgacaccgctgttaacaaactcgcctcgatgtaccacttttctgcctccgatcgccgcctccgctgcgcttgccacatacttaaccttgttggccaaacgattatgttcgggagggatgctgacgcgtataacaacgccctggagaacacaaagatggaggatttttacatgaaggagtggcggaaagaaggaccgcttggcgtgtatcttgatattatcaactacatcaacacgccgaagcagtggagtatttttgaagattgccaacgcgaggcagttaacagcatgcccacaggcgccagcggcggcactcgcgagccaattaagccgtgtgttacacgttggaacagctattacgactgctttaagcgcggagttcagctccaacaagctatcaacgcatacgccacgtaccacattcgcgagactgaacaggctgacgaacaggcagctattagaggaaacaagctgcctgatgtgccgcggtggatgaggtcagacggccttacggcggctgactgggcggtgattactgagtacatggcgatactgcagccgctcaagtttgctacagatcgcctccaaggccgcggcaagtgtggccgttttggcgcactctacgaggtcatcccagtatttgagagtgtgataactgagctggatgcacgccttcggccatacgaatcggtcaaccacgagccatctgaggcgcccgaagatcacatcccgatcaacctgcgagccgcgaggcgaaaagcgagcaattactttactaagatcctccaaagtcccatttactacgcagctacggcactacatccacgatataaaacatactctaagcccttctggcgcgacaaacctacacaattgagcaccgcgcacgcgaagtttctgcgggtttgggctgcctacaagcctgccgctgctgccacaacaccaacccctgcgccaaaacctaccatgagcagctttgacgacgctatcgacgctatactagatgaggacggcgagcatacattggaggtggaggatgagtacgatagctggttaaaagagcctatgtggacgtctgatcaacacaaggagggtccaacagctgtacagtactggttatcgttgaagccgaagtatccacatctttcacgattggcgatcgacgtgttgactatacccgcctccagctctgattgtgagcgcgtttttgcgggaactggcgatataattgagccacaaaggcggaaaattggcgcgcagttactggctgctttggtgtgcttgcaacggtggactcgtgcaggttttacaacaccaagcacgacaacagcagcaaagcatactgatgaggagctcacggaagagtttgcgataggaacgtgggaagagccgcctgcagaattgtcatag
- a CDS encoding GlcD, FAD-FMN-containing dehydrogenase, which produces MLPCYVGPSYDAEQCAQLNDTLFYDPKFEAQHPVGYDYPLNETCPPPTVTDAPASECQLGNSPVYAINATMEADIQNGIRFAKEKNLRVVIKSSGHDFVQRSKGFYGLSIWLYHFRGGFTFNEPVSISGGRHAQTWNGTSLTINGAYAWSDIYPNAWEKGVIVVGGNQNGPCSTGGWTQGGGHSPVTRNFGMGGDQVLSAKVILASGELVEASPDINPDLFFAIRGGGPGTYGVVTQLTVKTYPNRNVNLFYIVLGAQGTETVSKFLDAMTGVYSSFPSLSQKGFAGYGYWVANSANGLHEHKFTNVWYQAFTITGKTAEQSQKLFQSFEDKVLSYNSTQLGIQVNITKSSYVDYGKYFANKTGTNAGVGGISALSSRFLDTNALSGDKKRLRAAMDVMGGEPGKPVYHTLVHHGLETTHGLQINDSAVQPGWYRSVVLDIFERDVVDFSYINNIEPFTYIRSKVEPVYRILSPSVGTYMNEADWGNVQWKEDFYGVHFDRLSMVKQKYDPDGVFYCITCVGSENWVVKEDGTLCKSI; this is translated from the exons ATGCTCCCTTGCTATGTGGGACCTAGCTACGACGCGGAGCAATGCGCACAGCTGAACGACACGTTGTTCTATGATCCCAAGTTCGAGGCTCAGCATCCTGTCGGTTATGACTACCCACTCAACGAGACATGCCCACCACCAACTGTAACCGACGCCCCGGCCAGCGAGTGTCAGCTTGGCAACTCACCCGTTTACGCCATCAACGCAACGATGGAAGCGGACATCCAGAATGGCATCCGCTTTGCCAAAGAAAAGAACCTTCGGGTAGTCATCAAATCCTCCGGCCATGACTTCGTCCAAAG ATCCAAAGGTTTTTATGGTCTATCCATATGGCTATATCACTTCAGAGGCGGCTTCACCTTCAACGAGCCTGTGTCCATCTCGGGCGGGCGTCACGCACAGACCTGGAATGGTACTAGCCTCACAATCAACGGCGCCTACGCCTGGTCTGACATCTACCCCAATGCCTGGGAGAAAGGCGTTATCGTCGTTGGAGGCAACCAAAAT GGACCTTGCAGTACCGGAGGCTGGACGCAGGGAGGAGGTCACAGCCCCGTGACCCGCAACTTTGGCATGGGCGGCGACCAAGTTTTGTCTGCAAAGGTCATCCTTGCATCGGGCGAGCTCGTCGAGGCCAGCCCAGATATCAACCCGGATCTTTTCTTCGCCATCCGCGGCGGAGGGCCCGGCACATATGGTGTCGTAACACAGTTGACTGTCAAGACGTATCCAAACCGGAACGTCAATCTGTTCTACATTGTGCTCGGCGCGCAAGGCACTGAAACAGTCAGTAAATTCCTAGATGCCATGACCGGCGTTTACTCTTCCTTCCCCAGCCTGTCCCAGAAAGGATTCGCCGGGTACGGATACTGGGTTGCCAATTCGGCCAACGGCCTACACGAACACAAATTCACCAATGTCTGGTACCAGGCATTCACAATCACCGGAAAAACAGCCGAACAATCACAAAAGCTCTTCCAGTCCTTTGAGGATAAAGTGCTATCTTACAACTCAACCCAACTCGGCATTCAGGTCAACATCACCAAATCAAGCTATGTTGACTACGGCAAGTACTTTGCCAACAAGACAGGGACCAATGCAGGCGTAGGCGGCATCTCGGCCCTCTCTTCCCGATTCCTCGACACCAATGCGCTGAGTGGTGACAAGAAGCGTCTCCGCGCCGCTATGGATGTCATGGGCGGCGAGCCGGGCAAACCCGTCTATCACACGCTCGTGCACCACGGTCTCGAGACCACACACGGCCTGCAGATCAACGACTCCGCCGTTCAGCCCGGCTGGTACCGTTCCGTTGTGCTTGACATCTTCGAGCGTGACGTGGTCGACTTTAGCTACATCAACAACATTGAGCCGTTCACCTACATCCGCTCAAAGGTGGAGCCTGTCTACCGCATCCTCTCGCCCTCAGTGGGTACGTACATGAACGAGGCCGACTGGGGCAATGTGCAATGGAAAGAAGACTTCTACGGCGTGCACTTTGACCGCCTTAGTATGGTGAAGCAAAAGTACGATCCTGACGGTGTTTTCTACTGTATTACTTGTGTCGGAAGTGAGAACTGGGTGGTGAAGGAGGACGGGACTTTGTGCAAGAGCATCTGA
- a CDS encoding FabG, Dehydrogenase with different specificities (related to short-chain alcohol dehydrogenase) → MSTMFSLKGKNAAITGAGGAIGTQTAVSFAEAGASTILLSDVSKEALDRLQKLLDSKPSCSATCFLYQVCDVSIDERVAELLAKLDEHGGLDIMVNNAGVFPTDLDGDAVTVTARAWELTHNINVLGTWLGCKHAILSMRRFRKQSGSVINLSSVAGLIGSATSQLAYTASKGAVIAMTRELGIVHAREGFRFNSLCPGPLDSPMLQDFLEGEDDSKGSSASVFEPAKGQTSRRLRREVHLPQGRWGAPLEVAGAAVFLASDASSFVNSTELVVDGGLTKASLSSRDFCRLDC, encoded by the exons ATGAGCACCATGTTTTCTCTGAAGGGCAAAAACGCGGCTATCACTGGTGCCGGAGG GGCCATCGGCACACAAACAGCAGTTAGCTTTGCCGAAGCTGGTGCGAGTACCATTCTCCTGTCCGACGTTTCCAAAGAAGCCCTGGACCGGCTTCAGAAGCTCTTGGATTCCAAACCATCATGTTCGGCTACGTGCTTCCTGTATCAAGTCTGCGACGTCTCCATTGACGAGCGGGTTGCGGAGTTACTTGCCAAACTTGATGAGCATGGCGGCCTAGACATTATGGTCAACAACGCCGGTGTCTTCCCTACAGATCTTGACGGAGATGCTGTGACGGTGACGGCTCGTGCATGGGAGTTGACGCACAATATCAACGTGCTGGGTACATGGCTGGGCTGCAAGCATGCGATTTTGAGCATGCGCCGATTCCGCAAGCAGAGCGGTAGCGTAATCAACCTGAGCTCCGTGGCAGGGCTCATTGGCAGCGCAACGTCGCAGCTGGCGTATACCGCCAGCAAAGGCGCCGTCATCGCCATGACTAGAGAGTTGGGCATCGTCCATGCGAGAGAAGGCTTCCGCTTCAACTCGTTGTGCCCGGGGCCACTGGATAGCCCCATGCTACAAGACTTCCTGGAAGGCGAAGACGATAGCAAAGGCTCATCTGCCAGCGTTTTTGAGCCTGCAAAGGGTCAAACATCCCGAAGACTACGGAGGGAAGTACACCTCCCACAGGGGCGTTGGGGTGCGCCGCTGGAGGTTGCGGGCGCAGCAGTCTTCCTGGCCAGTGATGCCAGCTCTTTTGTAAACTCGACTGAGCTGGTGGTCGACGGCGGGTTGACCAAGGCAAGCCTTTCATCCCGTGATTTTTGCCGATTGGATTGCTAA
- a CDS encoding FabG, Dehydrogenase with different specificities (related to short-chain alcohol dehydrogenase) gives MSATTENKVYVVTGANRGLGLGLVQSLLARPQHTVVATVRSEQAKQLLEDEVKSVTKGTGSTLEIIQYDFSTAISPKQVESTFAKLNIQHIDVLVLNAGGAQPMVPPSETTAEDLRAAFETNTIAPLLVFQGLKSYLLQAKSTPKLIWVTSSVGSIADMDPFGGGAYGPSRAAQNWLARSIHLEFNGTKGNTHLIAIPLHPGWVQTRAGQYVVDQWQSALKAIDYNIEKPPTTLEESISGMIKVIDDATAEHSGQFLTYEGKTLPW, from the coding sequence ATGTCGGCCACCACAGAAAACAAAGTGTACGTCGTCACCGGTGCCAATCGAGGCCTCGGTCTTGGCCTTGTGCAATCACTCCTTGCGCGTCCCCAACACACGGTAGTCGCCACGGTCCGTAGCGAGCAAGCCAAACAGTTGCTAGAAGACGAGGTCAAGAGCGTCACGAAAGGAACTGGCAGCACGCTTGAAATCATACAATACGACTTCTCCACGGCCATCTCTCCGAAGCAGGTGGAAAGTACATTCGCCAAATTGAACATCCAGCACATTGACGTTCTGGTGCTCAACGCTGGAGGGGCACAGCCAATGGTCCCGCCAAGCGAAACCACAGCCGAGGACCTACGCGCAGCTTTCGAGACCAACACCATCGCGCCTCTGCTCGTCTTCCAGGGCCTGAAGTCATATCTGCTACAAGCCAAATCCACCCCCAAACTCATCTGGGTCACCTCTTCAGTCGGAAGCATCGCCGACATGGAcccgtttggcggcggcgcCTACGGTCCAAGCCGAGCGGCACAGAACTGGCTAGCGCGCTCCATCCATCTCGAATTCAACGGCACAAAGGGAAACACGCATCTGATTGCCATTCCCCTGCATCCGGGATGGGTACAGACGCGAGCGGGGCAATACGTCGTCGATCAGTGGCAGTCAGCGCTCAAGGCCATCGACTACAACATTGAGAAGCCCCCGACTACGCTCGAGGAGAGCATTTCCGGCATGATCAAAGTCATTGACGATGCGACGGCGGAGCATTCAGGGCAATTTCTGACCTATGAAGGCAAGACCTTGCCGTGGTGA